Proteins encoded together in one Nostoc sp. PCC 7524 window:
- a CDS encoding DUF6887 family protein: MTQPNFAAMSKSELKAYLLKHRNDTEAFHALMDKITSEPNQTFYTVEEAEKLQEIIEDRRRLKGNS; the protein is encoded by the coding sequence ATGACACAACCCAACTTTGCTGCAATGAGTAAGTCCGAATTGAAGGCTTATCTGCTGAAACATCGCAATGATACTGAAGCATTTCACGCCTTAATGGATAAAATTACATCTGAACCCAATCAGACTTTTTATACAGTTGAGGAAGCAGAAAAGCTACAAGAAATAATTGAGGATAGACGACGCTTAAAAGGAAATAGCTAA
- a CDS encoding ABC transporter substrate-binding protein has product MRHHLTRTIILSTCALLITACGGNSTNNSPTNNTNTSATIPIGIAVAQTSNVALLGQEQVAGAKIAEKYFNDQGGINGTPIKLIFQDTAGDEAGTINAFQTLINKDKVVGIVGPTLSQQAFSANPVAERAKVPVVGPSNTAKGIPEIGDYIARVSAPVSVVAPNSVKAALKQNPNIKRVAVFFAQNDAFSKSETEIFQKTVKDQGLELVTVQKFQTTDTDFQSQATNAINLKPDLVIISGLAADGGNLVRQLRELGYKGLIVGGNGLNTSNVFPVCKALCDGVLIAQAYSPEHPGEINAKFRQAYVDQFKREPPQFSAQAFAAVQVYVDALKALDNKTKINTLQLPQLRTELNKEILSGKYNTPLGEISFTPVGEIVQKDFYVAQIKIAKDGSQGKFAFLK; this is encoded by the coding sequence ATGAGACATCATTTAACCCGGACAATAATATTATCTACTTGCGCTCTGTTAATAACAGCCTGTGGAGGTAACTCTACTAATAATTCCCCAACTAATAATACCAATACATCCGCTACTATTCCCATTGGTATTGCTGTTGCACAAACAAGTAATGTGGCGCTCTTGGGTCAAGAACAAGTGGCTGGAGCTAAAATTGCAGAAAAATATTTTAACGATCAAGGTGGTATTAACGGCACACCAATTAAATTAATATTTCAAGATACGGCTGGAGATGAAGCCGGAACAATCAATGCTTTTCAAACTTTAATTAATAAAGATAAAGTCGTTGGGATTGTTGGCCCTACTTTGTCCCAGCAAGCCTTTAGTGCTAACCCAGTAGCTGAACGTGCTAAGGTGCCTGTGGTGGGGCCATCAAACACCGCCAAAGGTATACCGGAAATCGGTGATTATATTGCCCGTGTATCTGCACCAGTTTCTGTAGTTGCACCTAATTCTGTGAAAGCTGCACTCAAACAAAATCCTAACATTAAAAGAGTGGCAGTTTTCTTTGCTCAAAATGACGCATTTAGCAAGTCAGAAACCGAAATTTTCCAAAAAACTGTTAAAGACCAAGGTTTAGAATTAGTCACAGTACAGAAGTTTCAAACTACTGATACTGACTTTCAAAGCCAAGCTACAAACGCCATTAATTTAAAACCAGATTTAGTGATTATTTCTGGGTTAGCAGCAGATGGTGGTAACTTAGTCAGACAACTCAGAGAATTAGGTTATAAAGGCTTAATTGTAGGTGGTAATGGATTGAATACATCAAATGTATTCCCAGTGTGTAAAGCTTTGTGTGATGGAGTATTAATAGCTCAAGCTTACAGTCCAGAACATCCTGGTGAGATTAATGCTAAATTTCGCCAAGCTTACGTAGATCAATTTAAGAGAGAACCTCCCCAATTTAGCGCCCAAGCTTTTGCAGCCGTGCAAGTGTATGTAGATGCTCTAAAAGCTTTAGATAATAAAACCAAAATTAATACGTTACAATTGCCGCAATTACGAACTGAATTGAACAAAGAAATCCTAAGTGGTAAATACAATACACCGTTAGGAGAAATTAGTTTTACTCCAGTGGGTGAAATAGTGCAGAAAGATTTTTATGTAGCACAAATTAAAATTGCAAAGGATGGAAGTCAGGGAAAATTTGCATTTTTGAAATAG
- a CDS encoding response regulator, whose amino-acid sequence MLMLSCESSNLRVLVVDDHDLTRLTLKLTFSCQENIQVVGLASNGQEAIEMVKDCHPDVIILDLQMPVMDGWSASSQIKAISPHTQILAYSSVEDVNSPDRKTTPLFDDVCKKDVPTDELVALVRKLGKRAGDSSISQ is encoded by the coding sequence ATGTTAATGTTGTCCTGTGAGTCCTCTAACTTACGTGTTCTAGTAGTTGATGATCACGATCTGACTCGCTTAACTCTAAAATTGACTTTTTCCTGTCAAGAGAATATTCAAGTAGTGGGTCTAGCTAGTAACGGACAAGAAGCTATAGAAATGGTAAAAGACTGTCATCCTGATGTAATTATTCTCGATTTACAGATGCCAGTTATGGATGGTTGGAGTGCTTCTAGTCAAATTAAAGCTATCTCTCCTCACACTCAAATATTGGCTTATTCTTCAGTAGAGGATGTGAACTCACCAGATAGAAAAACAACGCCTTTATTTGATGATGTTTGCAAAAAGGATGTCCCTACTGATGAACTTGTTGCTTTGGTGAGGAAATTAGGAAAACGTGCAGGCGATAGTTCAATTTCCCAGTAA
- a CDS encoding branched-chain amino acid ABC transporter permease → MAEFFSTYGSLIVSMVLGALLGLSLYLPLMAGQLSLASPGFYALGGYIAAILSTKVFQTSSELFPIHLLLLEMLLAGVISGLLGIAVGIPALRLRGIYLAIATIAFVEVLRVFSLNLEITGGAVGIFGIPQPFSSQIEYLWIALPLLLISMVLFYRLERVRVGRAFTAIREDELAAGAMGINSTYYKVLAFTLGSILAGVVGAISAHFLNTWNARQGTFDASIIYLTFVLIGGSRTFLGSVVGGMVFTALPEVLRGLADTGGLPEWLAQFLRDGRLIIFGLLIVIGTIFFPQGLITPDIFKIGKPKNK, encoded by the coding sequence ATGGCTGAATTTTTCTCTACCTATGGCTCATTAATTGTCTCAATGGTATTAGGAGCATTACTTGGACTATCGCTTTATTTACCATTAATGGCTGGACAATTATCTTTAGCTAGTCCTGGATTTTATGCTTTAGGTGGTTATATTGCAGCGATTTTATCAACAAAAGTATTTCAAACCAGTAGTGAATTATTTCCCATTCATTTATTATTATTGGAGATGTTACTTGCTGGGGTAATTTCTGGTTTATTGGGGATAGCTGTAGGCATCCCAGCCTTAAGATTGCGGGGAATTTATTTAGCGATCGCTACAATTGCCTTTGTGGAAGTGCTGCGGGTTTTTTCCCTGAACTTAGAAATTACAGGCGGCGCGGTGGGGATTTTTGGTATTCCTCAACCCTTCTCTAGCCAAATTGAGTATCTATGGATAGCCTTACCATTACTATTAATTAGTATGGTGCTATTTTATCGCTTAGAAAGGGTACGTGTTGGTAGAGCTTTCACTGCTATCCGCGAAGATGAATTAGCAGCCGGAGCAATGGGAATTAACTCCACTTATTATAAAGTTTTAGCATTTACTTTAGGGTCAATTCTGGCTGGAGTTGTTGGTGCAATTAGCGCCCACTTTCTTAACACTTGGAATGCGCGTCAGGGTACATTTGACGCAAGTATTATTTACTTGACTTTTGTGTTAATTGGTGGTTCGAGAACTTTTTTAGGTTCGGTTGTAGGGGGTATGGTATTTACAGCCTTACCTGAAGTTTTACGCGGTTTAGCTGATACGGGTGGTTTACCTGAGTGGCTAGCGCAATTTCTCCGAGATGGCAGGTTAATTATTTTTGGCTTGTTGATAGTAATAGGTACTATTTTCTTTCCCCAAGGTTTGATAACTCCTGATATTTTTAAAATAGGTAAACCGAAAAATAAATAA
- a CDS encoding response regulator, whose protein sequence is MSGISPYSLAKQPPVILVADDDNTIRKMLRKVMEKEGYRVVEVTNGQQCLDAYETVKPDIVLLDAVMPEMDGFTCCKQLLQIARNNLISALANLDTDSGLGSTVISKIWERTPILMITSLNDEESVDRAFEAGATDYITKPIHWAVLRQRLRRLLQQAQVYKQLEAANLALQQLANVDGLTGLANRRRFDNYLNTQWINLAQEGAPMSLILCDIDCFKFYNDQYGHPAGDVCLQKVGNVLNNKAEKHRDLVARYGGEEFATIMPYTHAAGAFHVATSMHAGVSNLHIVHEKSIVSQYVTLSMGVATIIPSWESAPSDLIAAADKALYQAKAEGRNRICQLSESKIVNCEF, encoded by the coding sequence ATGTCAGGCATAAGCCCATATTCTCTTGCTAAACAACCTCCTGTAATTTTGGTGGCTGATGATGACAATACCATTCGCAAGATGTTGCGTAAAGTAATGGAAAAGGAAGGCTATCGAGTAGTTGAGGTCACAAATGGTCAGCAGTGTTTGGATGCTTATGAGACTGTCAAACCAGATATAGTCTTGCTAGATGCTGTGATGCCTGAGATGGATGGCTTTACTTGCTGTAAGCAACTACTACAAATTGCTAGAAATAATTTAATCTCAGCTCTTGCCAATCTGGATACTGACTCTGGCTTGGGTAGTACCGTGATTTCAAAAATATGGGAGCGCACTCCTATATTGATGATTACAAGCTTGAATGATGAAGAATCCGTAGATCGCGCTTTTGAAGCAGGTGCAACGGATTACATCACTAAACCAATTCACTGGGCTGTGTTGCGTCAACGCTTACGCCGACTGCTACAACAAGCCCAAGTATATAAACAATTGGAGGCAGCCAACTTAGCTTTGCAGCAGCTAGCTAACGTGGATGGTTTGACGGGTTTGGCTAATCGTCGTCGCTTTGACAACTATCTGAATACGCAGTGGATTAACTTGGCGCAAGAGGGAGCGCCGATGTCGCTGATTTTGTGTGATATCGATTGTTTTAAATTTTATAATGATCAATACGGGCATCCGGCTGGGGATGTTTGTTTACAGAAAGTAGGTAATGTTTTAAATAATAAAGCAGAAAAGCATCGGGATTTAGTGGCGCGTTATGGCGGTGAGGAATTTGCCACCATCATGCCATACACCCACGCAGCAGGTGCATTTCACGTTGCAACTTCTATGCACGCTGGCGTTAGCAATTTACACATCGTCCATGAAAAATCTATTGTTAGTCAATATGTCACTCTCAGTATGGGGGTAGCTACCATCATACCTAGTTGGGAATCTGCTCCTTCAGATTTAATTGCAGCAGCAGATAAAGCTCTTTATCAAGCAAAGGCAGAAGGACGGAATCGGATTTGTCAGTTATCTGAGAGTAAAATTGTGAATTGTGAATTTTGA
- a CDS encoding branched-chain amino acid ABC transporter permease, with the protein MDISIFLQQLLNGLSIGSIYAIFALGYTLVYSILGIINLAHGAIFTLGAYFTYALMGGTFGFNGLLANTTLPINLPFAIALIIGSILAGLVGVGMERIAFKPLRIKGSDPLLTVVSSLGVAVVIVNLIQYLVGAESYTFPANTFGDLPAAINFGTVAKPIPIRSVQVIIFVVSMVIVAILTYFINRTKYGKAMQAIAEDPVTASLLGINSDRFIVFTFFISSFLAGVAGTLVASSVSIAGPYFGIAFGLRGLAVIVLGGLGSIPGAVLGGLLIGVVEALVPAEFSGYKDAVAFGILFVMLLVRPQGLLGRKFIQKV; encoded by the coding sequence ATGGATATTAGTATATTTTTACAACAACTGTTGAATGGTTTATCTATTGGCAGTATTTATGCAATTTTTGCGTTGGGTTATACATTGGTATATTCTATTTTAGGGATTATCAACTTAGCTCATGGAGCAATTTTTACACTGGGGGCATATTTTACCTATGCACTAATGGGGGGTACTTTTGGATTTAATGGCTTGTTAGCAAATACGACGCTACCGATAAATTTACCATTTGCTATAGCGTTAATTATTGGTAGCATTTTGGCTGGATTGGTTGGGGTTGGGATGGAACGTATTGCTTTTAAGCCTTTGCGAATTAAAGGATCTGATCCATTGTTGACAGTAGTTTCTAGCTTAGGAGTAGCGGTAGTAATTGTAAATTTAATTCAATATTTAGTAGGCGCAGAAAGTTATACTTTTCCAGCCAATACTTTTGGGGATTTACCAGCAGCAATTAATTTTGGGACTGTTGCCAAACCAATCCCTATTCGTAGTGTGCAGGTGATTATTTTTGTAGTATCGATGGTAATTGTGGCTATCCTTACCTACTTTATTAATCGCACGAAATACGGCAAAGCAATGCAGGCGATCGCAGAAGATCCAGTGACTGCTAGTTTATTAGGTATTAACAGCGATCGCTTTATCGTCTTCACATTTTTCATCAGTAGTTTTCTCGCTGGGGTAGCAGGGACTTTGGTAGCCTCTAGTGTGAGTATAGCTGGCCCTTATTTTGGTATTGCCTTTGGGTTACGGGGTTTAGCAGTAATTGTTTTGGGTGGTTTGGGAAGTATTCCCGGTGCAGTGTTGGGAGGTTTATTGATTGGCGTAGTCGAGGCGCTGGTTCCGGCGGAATTCTCTGGTTATAAAGACGCTGTGGCTTTTGGCATTTTATTTGTCATGCTATTAGTTAGACCCCAAGGTTTGCTAGGACGTAAGTTTATTCAGAAAGTGTAA
- a CDS encoding Uma2 family endonuclease, with protein sequence MTVTIAKWTIDDYHRMIQAGILSDRKVELLQGEIIEMSPEGEPHAYCSHEASEYLTNLLGDLATIRQAKPITLPNASEPEPDISVVQRLGREYLLHHPYPENIFWVIEYANSSLEKDLEIKSKIYAEAGILEYWVVNLRKLNLVVFRDILDGEYATKQTLITGTIQPLAFPDISVAVDQIINK encoded by the coding sequence ATGACTGTTACTATCGCCAAGTGGACGATTGATGACTATCATCGCATGATTCAGGCTGGCATTTTAAGCGATCGCAAAGTTGAACTACTACAAGGAGAAATCATCGAAATGTCCCCAGAAGGCGAACCCCATGCTTATTGTAGTCATGAAGCCTCTGAATATCTCACGAATTTGTTAGGTGACTTGGCTACGATACGTCAAGCCAAGCCTATCACCTTACCTAATGCTTCTGAGCCTGAACCTGATATTTCAGTTGTCCAACGTTTAGGACGTGAGTATTTACTACATCATCCCTATCCAGAGAACATTTTCTGGGTGATTGAGTATGCTAACTCCAGTTTAGAGAAAGATTTAGAAATAAAAAGTAAAATTTATGCCGAAGCAGGTATTTTAGAATACTGGGTGGTGAACTTGCGAAAGCTTAATTTAGTTGTGTTTCGAGATATCTTAGATGGAGAATACGCGACAAAACAAACATTAATAACCGGAACAATTCAACCGCTTGCATTTCCAGATATTTCTGTAGCAGTGGATCAGATTATTAATAAATAA
- a CDS encoding ABC transporter ATP-binding protein, with translation MSQTIPTESQPTILEAKSLTRRFGGLVAVNNVSFTVNQYEIFGLIGPNGAGKTTLFNLITALIPPSSGKLIYQGQEISQLRSHQIANLGIARTFQNIRLFGELSALENVIIARHLHTKSSIVTGVLGLPPAPQAEAKSKQKALELLAMVGLSDRADEKSRNFAYGDQRRLEIARALALEPQILLLDEPAAGMNPSEKVQLSDFIRDLRDRLNLTIILIEHHVPLVMGLCDRIAVLDFGQLIALGEPSVVRNDQAVIEAYLGNE, from the coding sequence ATGTCTCAAACTATCCCCACAGAAAGCCAACCAACTATTTTAGAAGCTAAGTCTCTTACACGCCGTTTTGGTGGATTAGTGGCGGTAAATAATGTCTCTTTTACTGTTAATCAATATGAAATTTTTGGTTTAATTGGTCCTAATGGTGCTGGTAAGACTACACTTTTTAATTTAATTACAGCCTTGATTCCACCTTCCAGTGGAAAATTAATTTATCAAGGTCAAGAAATTTCACAATTACGTTCTCATCAAATTGCTAACTTAGGTATTGCTCGTACCTTTCAAAATATTCGCTTATTTGGGGAATTATCAGCACTTGAAAATGTGATAATCGCTCGACATTTACATACTAAAAGTAGTATAGTGACAGGGGTTTTAGGCTTACCACCAGCGCCTCAAGCAGAAGCTAAAAGTAAACAGAAAGCTTTAGAATTATTAGCGATGGTGGGATTAAGCGATCGCGCTGATGAAAAATCCCGAAATTTTGCCTATGGTGATCAGCGTCGCTTAGAAATTGCCCGTGCTTTAGCCTTAGAACCGCAAATATTACTACTGGATGAACCTGCGGCGGGGATGAATCCTAGCGAGAAAGTACAACTGAGTGATTTTATCCGGGATTTACGCGATCGCTTGAACTTAACTATCATTTTAATTGAGCATCATGTACCCTTAGTTATGGGATTATGTGACCGAATTGCTGTCTTAGATTTTGGACAGTTAATCGCCTTGGGTGAACCATCTGTAGTGAGAAATGATCAGGCTGTAATTGAAGCTTATTTAGGTAATGAATAA
- the ppk1 gene encoding polyphosphate kinase 1, whose protein sequence is MPKPKKSSNSINLTDSQYYINRELSWLQFNNRVLHEACDPRTPLLERLKFLAIYCSNLDEFFMVRVAALKQQVEARVGKLSPDGRTPQQQLDDIRLTLTPQVTKQHQHFEQEIRPLLAKQGIHILDYINLTQKQRTYLDNYFEDQIFPVLTPLAVDPSHPFPYISNLSLNLAVLVKNPDTEEELFARVKIPNVLPRFLPLPPELGIQQENGQPANWTGVPLEQAIAHNLESLFPGMNIQEYHPFRITRDADLALEEDEADDLLLAIEQELRKRRIGGNPLRIEIQSQTPEPIRTRLLQDLDLIENDVYEVDGLLGLRDLMYFMALPLPELKDPPRQSVVPMRLQRLREPTLDTEVLELEEGKDFFAVIREKDLFVHHPYQSFSSTVVRFITHAAHDPNVLAIKMTLYRTSGDSPIVNALIAAAENGKQVSVLVELKARFDEENNIYWARRLERVGVHVVYGLVGLKTHCKTVMVVRREKDRMRRYVHIGTGNYNPKTARLYTDLGLFSCREELGADITDLFNFLTGYSRQKSYRELLVAPVNMRDRFLELIRREITNAQNGLTGRIVAKMNSLVDPQIIATLYEASRAGVQIDLIIRGICCLRPGLPDISENIRIISIVGRFLEHSRIYYFYNNAQEEIYIGSADWMSRNLDRRVEVITPIKDTDIAKDLQEILGIMLADNRQAWDLQVDGTYIQRRPGDDCPETNSQITLMNMALRSTGVATNLIDANTSFSQLDK, encoded by the coding sequence ATGCCTAAACCAAAAAAAAGCTCTAATTCTATTAATTTAACCGATTCTCAATATTATATTAACCGAGAGTTAAGCTGGTTACAATTTAACAATCGGGTATTGCATGAAGCTTGCGATCCTCGCACGCCGCTTTTAGAACGTCTGAAGTTTTTAGCTATCTACTGTTCTAACTTAGATGAATTTTTCATGGTGCGGGTTGCAGCCCTGAAGCAACAGGTAGAGGCAAGGGTGGGTAAGTTAAGCCCCGATGGACGCACACCACAGCAACAACTCGATGATATTCGGCTAACTCTCACGCCTCAAGTAACGAAGCAGCATCAACATTTTGAGCAAGAAATCCGGCCGTTGTTAGCAAAACAAGGTATCCACATCCTGGATTACATTAACTTGACTCAAAAACAGCGCACGTATCTGGATAATTATTTTGAAGACCAAATTTTCCCAGTTCTGACTCCCTTAGCGGTTGATCCCAGTCATCCTTTTCCCTACATTTCTAATCTCAGTTTGAATTTGGCTGTTTTGGTGAAAAATCCGGATACAGAAGAAGAATTGTTTGCCAGAGTCAAAATTCCCAACGTTTTACCGCGATTTTTACCATTACCGCCGGAGTTGGGCATTCAGCAGGAGAACGGACAACCAGCTAACTGGACAGGTGTACCATTAGAACAGGCGATCGCTCATAATTTAGAGTCTCTGTTTCCGGGAATGAATATCCAAGAATATCACCCTTTCCGGATTACCCGCGATGCTGATTTAGCTTTGGAAGAAGATGAAGCTGATGATTTGTTATTAGCTATAGAACAAGAACTGCGGAAACGGCGTATTGGGGGGAATCCTCTACGAATTGAAATTCAATCCCAAACACCTGAACCAATACGTACTCGATTATTACAAGATTTAGACCTCATAGAAAATGATGTCTACGAAGTAGATGGTCTTTTGGGACTGCGGGATTTAATGTATTTTATGGCCTTGCCATTGCCGGAACTCAAAGACCCACCACGTCAGTCTGTAGTACCTATGCGGTTGCAACGGCTACGGGAACCCACTCTAGATACAGAGGTTCTAGAGTTAGAAGAAGGTAAAGATTTCTTTGCTGTGATTCGGGAAAAAGATTTATTTGTACACCATCCCTATCAATCTTTTTCTTCAACCGTGGTTCGCTTTATTACCCACGCTGCCCATGACCCGAATGTGCTGGCTATTAAGATGACTTTGTACCGCACTTCTGGAGATTCGCCCATAGTGAATGCCTTAATTGCGGCGGCGGAAAATGGTAAACAGGTTTCTGTATTGGTGGAATTAAAAGCCCGATTTGATGAGGAAAATAATATTTATTGGGCAAGGCGATTAGAACGGGTAGGGGTACACGTTGTTTATGGTTTAGTTGGTCTGAAAACCCACTGTAAAACTGTAATGGTGGTGCGGCGAGAAAAAGACCGGATGCGTCGTTATGTGCATATCGGTACTGGAAATTATAATCCGAAAACCGCCAGGCTATATACAGATTTAGGCTTGTTTAGTTGTCGGGAAGAATTAGGTGCGGATATTACAGATTTATTTAATTTCTTGACAGGATATTCCCGGCAAAAATCCTATCGAGAATTATTAGTTGCACCTGTAAATATGCGCGATCGCTTTTTGGAATTGATTCGCCGCGAAATCACTAATGCCCAAAATGGATTGACTGGGCGGATTGTAGCTAAAATGAATTCTCTTGTCGATCCCCAAATCATCGCCACCTTATACGAAGCTTCCCGTGCTGGTGTGCAAATTGATCTGATTATTCGGGGTATTTGTTGTTTACGTCCAGGTCTACCCGACATCAGTGAAAATATTCGCATCATTAGCATCGTTGGACGCTTTTTAGAACACTCTCGTATTTATTACTTCTACAACAATGCTCAAGAAGAAATTTATATTGGCAGTGCTGATTGGATGAGTCGAAACCTCGACCGACGAGTGGAAGTAATTACCCCAATTAAAGACACAGATATTGCTAAAGATTTGCAAGAAATCTTAGGAATTATGCTGGCTGATAATCGTCAAGCTTGGGATTTACAGGTCGATGGCACTTATATTCAACGCCGTCCTGGTGATGATTGTCCAGAAACAAACTCACAAATTACACTGATGAATATGGCTTTACGTTCAACTGGTGTGGCGACTAATCTCATAGATGCTAATACAAGTTTTTCGCAACTTGATAAATAA
- a CDS encoding DUF2854 domain-containing protein yields MLRQLSLGTLGLSLGSILIVVGFIAYAADNATLNLVGFFYGFPLFLGGLALKANELKPIPFSEPTTPSVLLLRQQQATVTQNKIRKDVTRYCYGQDAHLDGALSYLGLSPSDDERPILTGLRETEINGAYALILEFDSPSIPISEWEQKQEKMTKYFGPGVEVKITSVGDSKTELALITNQVA; encoded by the coding sequence ATGTTACGTCAACTCTCTTTGGGAACCCTTGGTTTAAGCCTCGGTAGCATATTGATTGTTGTAGGCTTTATTGCTTACGCTGCTGATAATGCCACACTCAACCTCGTAGGATTTTTTTATGGGTTTCCGTTATTTTTGGGAGGATTAGCACTTAAAGCTAACGAACTCAAGCCCATTCCTTTCAGTGAACCTACAACTCCCTCCGTTTTACTCTTACGCCAGCAGCAAGCCACTGTTACTCAAAATAAAATTCGCAAAGATGTGACTCGATATTGCTATGGACAAGATGCCCATTTAGATGGCGCACTGTCTTATCTAGGTTTAAGCCCCTCAGACGACGAAAGACCAATACTGACGGGTTTACGAGAAACGGAAATCAATGGCGCTTATGCTTTAATTTTAGAATTTGATTCGCCATCAATACCGATAAGCGAATGGGAACAGAAGCAAGAAAAAATGACTAAATATTTTGGCCCCGGAGTAGAGGTTAAAATAACATCAGTAGGCGATAGTAAAACTGAATTAGCACTGATTACTAATCAAGTAGCTTAA
- a CDS encoding ABC transporter ATP-binding protein has translation MNADERRYEDSQDFVILELQNLDVNYGGIQALKNINLTINKGEVVTLIGANGAGKTTTLRAISKIVNPLNGQIIYSGRNITRRQCHEVVKLGIAHCPEGRRVLAKQTVLDNLLLGAYIRSNQGEIKADVQQQFELFPRLAQRRNQLAGTLSGGEQQMLAIARALMSKPQLLLLDEPSLGLAPAIVREIFSIIENLRATGVTILLVEQNANLALQIADRGYVLEAGAITLTGAASELINDERVKKAYLG, from the coding sequence ATGAACGCCGATGAACGCCGATATGAGGATAGTCAAGATTTTGTCATTTTAGAGTTGCAGAATCTTGATGTTAATTATGGCGGTATTCAAGCTCTAAAAAATATTAATTTAACTATTAACAAAGGTGAGGTAGTTACTTTAATTGGTGCTAATGGTGCAGGTAAAACTACAACACTACGAGCTATATCGAAAATAGTTAATCCTCTGAATGGACAAATTATTTATAGTGGGCGTAATATTACTCGCCGCCAATGTCATGAAGTTGTGAAACTAGGAATTGCCCATTGTCCTGAAGGACGGCGAGTTTTGGCAAAGCAAACCGTGTTAGATAATTTACTTTTAGGTGCTTATATTCGCTCAAATCAAGGGGAAATAAAAGCTGATGTTCAACAACAGTTTGAGTTATTTCCCAGGTTGGCACAACGCCGCAATCAACTAGCAGGAACTCTTAGTGGTGGTGAGCAGCAAATGTTAGCGATCGCCCGTGCTTTAATGAGTAAACCACAACTATTACTTTTAGATGAACCAAGTTTGGGTTTAGCGCCTGCGATTGTGAGAGAAATATTCTCAATTATTGAAAATTTACGCGCTACTGGTGTGACTATTTTATTAGTTGAACAAAATGCTAATTTAGCCTTACAAATTGCTGATAGAGGCTATGTTTTAGAAGCTGGTGCTATTACTTTAACTGGTGCGGCTTCAGAGTTAATTAATGATGAGCGAGTGAAAAAAGCTTATTTAGGGTAA
- a CDS encoding Uma2 family endonuclease, with protein MTTFTKPKLTFEQFLDQCPEEGFYELVNGEIVEVRSTRNHDDVADFTADSFKDEIKRLNLNYVVKNTTVFRTITANGIEQGRKPDVSVIDRDVWRSNRSAYAALDQPIQLAVEVTSTNWEDDYIDKFDEYQRLGIPEYWIVDYLAIGDRKYLGQPKEPTVFVFLLNTDGKYERTSFKGDERIISRTFPELNLTAQKVLTA; from the coding sequence ATGACAACATTTACAAAACCGAAATTAACCTTTGAACAGTTTCTTGATCAATGTCCAGAGGAAGGTTTTTATGAACTTGTTAATGGGGAAATAGTAGAAGTGCGTTCAACTAGAAATCATGATGATGTTGCTGACTTTACGGCTGACTCTTTCAAAGATGAAATTAAACGTCTTAATCTAAATTATGTAGTCAAAAACACCACAGTTTTTAGAACTATAACTGCTAACGGCATAGAACAAGGTCGCAAGCCGGATGTTAGTGTCATAGATAGAGATGTATGGCGCTCAAATCGTTCTGCTTATGCTGCACTAGATCAACCTATTCAGTTAGCTGTAGAGGTGACATCAACTAATTGGGAAGATGACTACATTGATAAATTCGATGAATATCAAAGATTAGGTATTCCAGAGTATTGGATTGTCGATTATTTGGCAATTGGCGATAGAAAATATTTAGGACAACCCAAAGAACCGACAGTATTTGTGTTTTTATTGAATACTGATGGTAAATATGAACGTACATCATTTAAAGGTGACGAGCGCATCATATCACGAACATTTCCTGAATTGAACCTGACAGCACAAAAAGTATTAACAGCTTAG
- a CDS encoding chlororespiratory reduction protein 7 — translation MPDPLMYQQDNFVVLETNQPEQFLTAAELLEKLKAELRKIDFHNLPLELQQFDSVEKQAQHLIDTSCELDVGVGKYLQWYAVRLEK, via the coding sequence ATGCCAGATCCATTAATGTACCAACAGGATAATTTTGTTGTTCTGGAAACCAATCAACCAGAGCAATTTCTCACAGCAGCAGAATTATTAGAAAAACTCAAAGCGGAACTACGAAAAATTGATTTTCATAATTTGCCCCTAGAGTTACAGCAATTTGATTCTGTAGAAAAGCAAGCCCAACATTTAATAGATACAAGTTGTGAGTTAGATGTTGGTGTTGGCAAATATTTACAGTGGTATGCAGTGCGTTTAGAAAAATAA